In one window of Acanthopagrus latus isolate v.2019 chromosome 15, fAcaLat1.1, whole genome shotgun sequence DNA:
- the LOC119034153 gene encoding eukaryotic translation initiation factor 3 subunit L isoform X2, whose protein sequence is MSCSPTVCPARASSRRSMRSRTSMRTDAVFLILYKELYYRHIYAKVSGGPTLDQRFESYYNYCNLFNYILNADGPAPLELPNQWLWDIIDEFIYQFQSFSQYRCKTAKKSEEEIEFLRNNPKIWNVHSVLNVLHSLVDKSNINRQLEVYTSGGDPESVAGEYGRHSLYKMLGYFSLVGLLRLHSLLGDYYQAIKVLENIELNKKSMYSRVPECQITTYYYVGFAYLMMRRYQDAIRVFANILLYIQRTRNMFQRSTYKYEMINKQNEQMHGLLAIALTMYPMRIDESIHTQLREKYGDKMLRMQKGDLQVFEELFSFACPKFLSPVVPNYDNVHPNYHKEPFQQQLKVFAEEVQQQAQLSTIRSFLKLYTTMPVAKLAGFLDMSEQEFRIQLLVFKHKMKNLVWTSGISALDGEFQSASEVDFYIDKDMIHIADTKVARRYGDFFIRQIHKFEELNRTLKKMPASTTTAASGTATSR, encoded by the exons ATGAGCTGCAGTCCAACCGTGTGTCCAGCGAGAGCATCGAGCAGAAGATCTATGAGATCCAGGACGTCTATGAGAACAG ATGCTGTGTTCCTCATCCTCTATAAGGAACTGTACTACAGACACATCTACGCTAAAGTCAGC GGTGGACCAACTCTGGACCAGAGGTTTGAGTCGTACTACAACTATTGCAACCTCTTCAACTACATTCTTA ATGCTGATGGCCCCGCCCCTCTGGAGCTGCCAAACCAGTGGCTGTGGGACATCATTGATGAGTTCATCTACCAG TTCCAGTCCTTCAGTCAGTACCGCTGTAAGACGGCCaaaaagtctgaggaggagatcGAGTTCCTGAGGAATAACCCAAAGATCTGGAATGTCCACAGCGTCCTTAACGTTCTCCACTCCCTCGTGGACAAGAGCAACATTAACCGCCAGCTTGAGGTCTACACCAGCGGAG GAGACCCAGAGAGCGTGGCGGGGGAATATGGGCGCCACTCCCTGTACAAGATGTTGGGTTACTTCAGCTTGGTGGGGCTCTTGAGGCTTCACTCACTGCTTGGTGATTATTACCAGGCCATCAAAGTCCTGGAGAACATTGAGCTCAACAAGAAG AGTATGTACTCTCGTGTCCCCGAGTGCCAGATCACCACCTATTACTATGTGGGTTTTGCCTACTTGATGATGAGACGTTACCAGGATGCCATTCGAGTCTTTGCCAACATCCTGCTCTACATCCAGAGGACGAGAAACATGTTCCAGAGGTCAACATACAAATATGAGATG atcaacaaacaaaatgagcagATGCATGGCCTGCTGGCCATCGCTCTCACCATGTACCCGATGCGCATCGACGAGAGCATCCACACCCAGCTGAGGGAGAAGTACGGAGACAAGATGCTGAGGATGCAGAAAGG AGACCTGCAGGTGTTTGAAGAGCTGTTCAGCTTCGCCTGTCCCAAGTTCCTGTCACCGGTGGTGCCAAACTACGACAACGTCCACCCCAACTACCACAAAGAGcctttccagcagcagctgaaggtcTTTGCcgaggaggtgcagcagcaggcccAGCTCTCCACCATTCGCAG CTTCCTGAAGCTGTACACAACCATGCCAGTAGCCAAGCTGGCAGGGTTCCTGGACATGAGTGAGCAGGAGTTCCGTATTCAGCTGCTCGTCTTCAAACACAAGATGAAGAACCTGGTGTGGACCAGCGGCATCTCTGCTCTGGATGGAGAGTTCCAGTCTGCTTCCGAGGTTGACTTTTACATCGACAAG GACATGATCCACATTGCCGACACTAAAGTTGCTCGTCGGTACGGAGACTTCTTCATCAGACAGATCCACAAGTTTGAGGAG TTGAACAGGACACTGAAGAAGATGCCAGCCAGCACCACCACTGCAGCATCTGGGACTGCCACAAGCCGATGA
- the LOC119034153 gene encoding eukaryotic translation initiation factor 3 subunit L isoform X1, whose protein sequence is MSSTMPYQEEEDNATAYDPYTYPNDYDLHTGDPKADLAYERQYEQQTYHVIPEVIKNFLQYFHKTISDLIDQKVYELQSNRVSSESIEQKIYEIQDVYENSWNKLTDRFFKTSPWPEAEGIASLVGNDAVFLILYKELYYRHIYAKVSGGPTLDQRFESYYNYCNLFNYILNADGPAPLELPNQWLWDIIDEFIYQFQSFSQYRCKTAKKSEEEIEFLRNNPKIWNVHSVLNVLHSLVDKSNINRQLEVYTSGGDPESVAGEYGRHSLYKMLGYFSLVGLLRLHSLLGDYYQAIKVLENIELNKKSMYSRVPECQITTYYYVGFAYLMMRRYQDAIRVFANILLYIQRTRNMFQRSTYKYEMINKQNEQMHGLLAIALTMYPMRIDESIHTQLREKYGDKMLRMQKGDLQVFEELFSFACPKFLSPVVPNYDNVHPNYHKEPFQQQLKVFAEEVQQQAQLSTIRSFLKLYTTMPVAKLAGFLDMSEQEFRIQLLVFKHKMKNLVWTSGISALDGEFQSASEVDFYIDKDMIHIADTKVARRYGDFFIRQIHKFEELNRTLKKMPASTTTAASGTATSR, encoded by the exons ATGAGTAGTACCATGCCGtaccaggaagaagaagataatGCCACTGCT TACGATCCTTACACCTACCCAAACGACTACGACCTGCACACCG GTGACCCAAAAGCAGACCTTGCCTATGAGAGGCAGTATGAGCAGCAGACCTACCACGTCATCCCAGAGGTGATCAAAAACTTCCTGCAGTATTTCCACAAAACCATCTCTGACCTGATAGACCAGAAGGTTTATGAGCTGCAGTCCAACCGTGTGTCCAGCGAGAGCATCGAGCAGAAGATCTATGAGATCCAGGACGTCTATGAGAACAG CTGGAATAAATTGACTGACCGCTTCTTCAAGACCTCTCCCTGGCCAGAAGCTGAGGGCATTGCATCACTTGTTGGCAACG ATGCTGTGTTCCTCATCCTCTATAAGGAACTGTACTACAGACACATCTACGCTAAAGTCAGC GGTGGACCAACTCTGGACCAGAGGTTTGAGTCGTACTACAACTATTGCAACCTCTTCAACTACATTCTTA ATGCTGATGGCCCCGCCCCTCTGGAGCTGCCAAACCAGTGGCTGTGGGACATCATTGATGAGTTCATCTACCAG TTCCAGTCCTTCAGTCAGTACCGCTGTAAGACGGCCaaaaagtctgaggaggagatcGAGTTCCTGAGGAATAACCCAAAGATCTGGAATGTCCACAGCGTCCTTAACGTTCTCCACTCCCTCGTGGACAAGAGCAACATTAACCGCCAGCTTGAGGTCTACACCAGCGGAG GAGACCCAGAGAGCGTGGCGGGGGAATATGGGCGCCACTCCCTGTACAAGATGTTGGGTTACTTCAGCTTGGTGGGGCTCTTGAGGCTTCACTCACTGCTTGGTGATTATTACCAGGCCATCAAAGTCCTGGAGAACATTGAGCTCAACAAGAAG AGTATGTACTCTCGTGTCCCCGAGTGCCAGATCACCACCTATTACTATGTGGGTTTTGCCTACTTGATGATGAGACGTTACCAGGATGCCATTCGAGTCTTTGCCAACATCCTGCTCTACATCCAGAGGACGAGAAACATGTTCCAGAGGTCAACATACAAATATGAGATG atcaacaaacaaaatgagcagATGCATGGCCTGCTGGCCATCGCTCTCACCATGTACCCGATGCGCATCGACGAGAGCATCCACACCCAGCTGAGGGAGAAGTACGGAGACAAGATGCTGAGGATGCAGAAAGG AGACCTGCAGGTGTTTGAAGAGCTGTTCAGCTTCGCCTGTCCCAAGTTCCTGTCACCGGTGGTGCCAAACTACGACAACGTCCACCCCAACTACCACAAAGAGcctttccagcagcagctgaaggtcTTTGCcgaggaggtgcagcagcaggcccAGCTCTCCACCATTCGCAG CTTCCTGAAGCTGTACACAACCATGCCAGTAGCCAAGCTGGCAGGGTTCCTGGACATGAGTGAGCAGGAGTTCCGTATTCAGCTGCTCGTCTTCAAACACAAGATGAAGAACCTGGTGTGGACCAGCGGCATCTCTGCTCTGGATGGAGAGTTCCAGTCTGCTTCCGAGGTTGACTTTTACATCGACAAG GACATGATCCACATTGCCGACACTAAAGTTGCTCGTCGGTACGGAGACTTCTTCATCAGACAGATCCACAAGTTTGAGGAG TTGAACAGGACACTGAAGAAGATGCCAGCCAGCACCACCACTGCAGCATCTGGGACTGCCACAAGCCGATGA